A single Panthera tigris isolate Pti1 chromosome A3, P.tigris_Pti1_mat1.1, whole genome shotgun sequence DNA region contains:
- the ZHX3 gene encoding LOW QUALITY PROTEIN: zinc fingers and homeoboxes protein 3 (The sequence of the model RefSeq protein was modified relative to this genomic sequence to represent the inferred CDS: deleted 2 bases in 1 codon), translating into MASKRKSTTPCMIPVKAVVLQETGVEAQPAEALPEGPQQEPPPEVPAGSGEVTQTPSSTDGTTLANGHRSTLDGYSYSCRYCDFRSQDITQFVGHMNSEHTDFNKDPTFVCTECSFLAKTPEGLSLHNAKCHSGEASFVWNVAKPDNHVVVEQSVPESTCTPDVSSEPNTEGTDGQAEIIITKTPIMKIMKGKAEAKKIHTLKENIPSQPVGDAALPNPPAGETEAKEGDHSFVDGAVPVGQPAAGSAKAPHVANGPPMGAVPVLPAGLAQFLPLQQPPPGRAQHHHQPPPTSKSLPKVMIPLSSIPTYNAAMDSNSFLKNSFHKFPYPTKAELCYLTVVTKYPEEQLKIWFTAQRLKQGISWSPEEIEDARKKMFNTVIQSVPQPTITVLNTPLVANAGGVQHLIQAALPGHVVGQPEGTAGGLLVTQPLMANGLQAPGSSLPPAVTSVPKPPAVAPINTVCSNTTSAVKVVNAAQSLLTACPSITSQAFLDASIYKNKKSHEQLSALKGSFCRNQFPGQSEVEHLTKVTGLSTREVRKWFSDRRYHCRNLKGSRPVLPGDHGPVVLEPGPDTPFAPAAKAPEGPCVPPAATLAAPPSAKRQAWHQTPDFTPTRYKERAPEQLRALESSFAQNPLPPDEELDRLRTETKMTRREIDSWFSERRKKVSAEDTKRADEGAAPEEAAAAAEDEVGEEELAGDLRVPGGDGSPEGAGGHTLAERKVSPIKINLKNLRVTEANGKGELPGLGACEPGDGGPGEPAEQPPGKASCKKTAQQRHLLRQLFVQTRWPSNQDYDSIMAQTGLPRPEVVRWFGDSRYALKNGQLKWYEDYKRGNFPPGLLAVAPGSRELLQDYYLRHQTLFERDLQSLCDKTQMSSQQVKQWFAEKMGEETRAVADTGGEDQCAGEPAAAHRGTGDGYSEVSENSESWEPGAPEASSEPSDAPSPQAALELETD; encoded by the exons ATGGCCAGCAAGAGGAAATCCACCACTCCGTGTATGATCCCGGTGAAGGCGGTGGTGCTGCAGGAGACCGGTGTGGAGGCCCAGCCGGCTGAGGCCTTGCCAGAGGGGCCCCAGCAAGAGCCGCCCCCTGAAGTGCCCGCC GGCAGTGGGGAGGTGACCCAGACGCCCAGCAGTACCGATGGCACCACACTGGCCAATGGGCACCGGAGCACTTTAGACGGCTATTCCTATTCCTGCAGATACTGTGACTTCAGATCCCAGGACATAACCCAATTTGTGGGGCACATGAACTCAGAGCACACAGACTTTAACAAGGACCCAACTTTTGTATGCACTGAATGCAGTTTTCTGGCAAAAACTCCCGAGGGGCTTTCTCTGCACAACGCCAAGTGTCACTCGGGGGAAGCCAGCTTTGTGTGGAATGTGGCCAAGCCAGACAATCATGTAGTCGTGGAGCAGAGTGTCCCCGAGAGCACCTGCACTCCCGACGTCTCGAGTGAGCCCAACACCGAAGGGACCGACGGACAGGCCGAAATCATTATTACCAAAACCCCAATCATGAAGATAATGAAAGGCAAAGCTGAAGCCAAAAAAATTCATACGCTCAAGGAGAACATCCCCAGTCAGCCTGTCGGTGACGCGGCCTTACCAAACCCGCCGGCAGGGGAGACCGAGGCGAAGGAGGGGGACCACTCCTTTGTCGACGGGGCGGTCCCGGTCGGTCAGCCAGCCGCCGGCTCGGCGAAAGCGCCACACGTGGCCAACGGGCCCCCGATGGGAGCGGTGCCAGTCCTGCCGGCCGGCCTCGCCCAGTTCCTCCCCCTGCAGCAGCCACCCCCCGGGCGCGCCCAGCACCACCACCAGCCGCCGCCCACATCCAAGTCCCTCCCCAAGGTGATGATCCCCCTGAGCAGCATCCCCACCTACAACGCGGCCATGGACTCCAACAGCTTTCTGAAGAACTCGTTCCACAAGTTCCCCTACCCGACCAAAGCTGAGCTCTGCTATCTGACTGTGGTCACCAAGTATCCGGAGGAACAGCTCAAGATCTGGTTCACGGCCCAAAGGCTGAAGCAGGGCATCAGCTGGTCCCCTGAGGAGATCGAGGACGCCCGGAAGAAGATGTTCAATACGGTCATTCAGTCTGTGCCCCAGCCCACGATCACCGTCCTCAACACGCCCCTGGTCGCCAATGCCGGCGGCGTCCAACACCTCATCCAGGCCGCCCTCCCAGGCCACGTGGTGGGGCAGCCAGAGGGCACGGCAGGTGGCCTGCTGGTCACTCAGCCGCTGATGGCCAACGGGCTGCAGGCGCCTGGCTCGTCCCTGCCGCCGGCAGTCACGTCCGTCCCCAAGCCGCCCGCCGTGGCGCCCATCAACACGGTGTGCTCCAACACGACGTCAGCTGTGAAGGTGGTGAACGCGGCTCAGTCGCTGCTCACGGCGTGCCCCAGCATCACCTCCCAGGCCTTCCTCGACGCCAGCATCTACAAAAACAAGAAGTCTCATGAGCAGCTGTCGGCTCTGAAAGGAAGCTTCTGTCGGAACCAGTTCCCGGGCCAGAGCGAGGTGGAGCATCTGACCAAAGTGACGGGCCTCAGCACCAGAGAGGTGCGCAAGTGGTTCAGCGACCGCAGGTACCACTGCCGGAACCTGAAGGGCTCCAGGCCCGTGCTGCCCGGCGACCATGGCCCCGTCGTCCTCGAGCCCGGGCCAGACACGCCCTTCGCCCCAGCGGCCAAGGCCCCAGAGGGGCCCTGCGTCCCACCGGCGGCCACCCTGGCCGCCCCTCCTTCAGCCAAACGGCAGGCCTGGCACCAGACCCCCGACTTCACGCCGACCAGGTACAAGGAGCGAGCCCCCGAGCAGCTCCGAGCCCTGGAGAGCAGTTTTGCACAAAACCCCCTTCCTCCCGATGAGGAGCTGGACCGCCTGCGGACTGAAACCAAGATGACTCGGAGGGAGATCGACAGCTGGTTCTCGGAGAGACGCAAGAAAGTGAGCGCCGAGGACACCAAGAGGGCCGATGAGGGCGCCGCTccggaggaggcggcggcggctgcggagGACGAGGTGGGAGAAGAGGAGCTGGCTGGCGACCTGAGGGTCCCTGGCGGAGACGGCTCCCCAGAAGGAGCCGGTGGCCACACGCTGGCCGAGCGCAAGGTCAGCCCCATCAAGATCAACCTCAAGAACCTGCGAGTCACCGAAGCCAACGGCAAGGGCGAGCTCCCGGGGCTGGGCGCCTGCGAGCCCGGGGACGGCGGGCCCGGCGAGCCGGCCGAGCAGCCCCCGGGCAAGGCGAGCTGCAAGAAGACGGCCCAGCAGCGGCACCTGCTGCGGCAGCTCTTCGTGCAGACGCGGTGGCCCAGCAACCAGGACTACGACTCCATCATGGCACAGACCGGCCTGCCGCGGCCCGAGGTGGTGCGCTGGTTCGGGGACAGCAGGTACGCCCTGAAGAACGGCCAGCTCAAGTGGTACGAGGACTACAAGCGGGGCAACTTCCCCCCGGGGCTGCTGGCGGTCGCCCCTGGCAGCCGGGAGCTGCTGCAGGACTACTACCTGAGGCACCAGACACTGTTCGAGCGGGACCTGCAGAGCCTGTGCGACAAGACCCAGATGAGCTCCCAGCAGGTCAAGCAGTGGTTCGCTGAGAAGATGGGCGAGGAGACCCGGGCCGTGGCGGACACGGGCGGCGAGGACCAGTGCGCCGGTGAGCCCGCGGCGGCTCACAGAGGGACTGGTGACGGGTACTCGGAGGTGTCGGAGAACAGTGAGTCGTGGGAGCCCGGAGCCCCCGAGGCCAGCTCGGAGCCCTCTGACGCGCCGAGTCCCCAGGCTGCACTGGAGCTGG AAACGGACTGA